One genomic region from Salmonirosea aquatica encodes:
- a CDS encoding two-component regulator propeller domain-containing protein: MKNSISALLEDHLGNLWVGTVGGLYRFEKRQANSLLIIDCRQPGLSVIRTSAVFSRTNKAPLGRNRRSGQLEDDGGRLNKLDRKHPHSPFCTIPRSNS; encoded by the coding sequence ATGAAAAACTCGATCAGTGCGCTTCTGGAAGATCACTTGGGAAATCTCTGGGTAGGCACGGTAGGCGGCTTATATCGTTTTGAGAAGCGACAGGCAAATTCACTCCTTATAATCGATTGCAGGCAACCCGGACTATCAGTCATCCGCACGTCAGCAGTATTTTCGAGGACAAACAAGGCACCTCTGGGTCGGAACCGGCGATCAGGGCAGCTTGAAGACGATGGAGGGCGGCTTAATAAGCTTGACCGGAAACATCCACATTCACCGTTCTGCACAATCCCGCGATCGAACAGTTGA
- a CDS encoding two-component regulator propeller domain-containing protein has protein sequence MAIFEDSRGTFWSDGWRWIDTFDRKTGKFTRHSFQEAHSDRLSCPFPKEKNLRSFPTNGIRFFLEDPAGGIWIGTLDGGEPVRSEIGAGDFVQNRRRRSA, from the coding sequence TTGGCCATTTTTGAAGACAGCCGCGGGACTTTCTGGTCGGACGGGTGGAGATGGATTGACACTTTCGATCGGAAAACCGGAAAATTCACCCGGCATTCTTTTCAGGAAGCACATTCCGACCGGCTCAGCTGTCCGTTCCCAAAAGAAAAAAACCTGCGTTCTTTCCCCACCAATGGAATCAGGTTTTTCCTGGAAGATCCGGCAGGTGGCATCTGGATCGGGACGCTCGACGGGGGCGAACCGGTACGATCCGAAATCGGGGCTGGTGACTTCGTACAAAACCGCCGAAGACGGTCTGCCTGA